The region caatgcaccgcataccgggcaagcgttcaaatcctcgtactcaccgcggtagaggatgcagtcattagggcatgcatgtatcttttgtacCTACAACCCTAGAggacagacaaccttctttgcttcatacgtactctcgggcaattcgttgtcctttggaagcatattctatatcattaccagcaactttccaaatcccttgtcagatacaccattctctgccttccattgcagcaattcaagtgtggtgcccaacttttttttgtcagcttcgcaattcgggtacaacaatttcttgtgatcctctaacatgcgctgcaacttcgtcctctccagatcacttgcgcagtttctctttgcatcggcaatggcccgacctagatcatcagcgggctcatatgatgcctcttcttcatcttcttcccgcattgccggctcagcttcttcccccattgttgtatcatcgtatttagggaacccatggctaggatagccgtcgtcgtcctcttcttcttcattgtcttccatcataacccctatttctccgtgcttggtccagacATTAtattggggcatgaaaccggacttaaataggtggacgtgaatggtttttgacgtagagtaactgtgaccattcttacagccagcacatggatgtgcataaaaccatccgcccgcttgtttgcctcagcggcccgtagaaaagtatgcacgccattaatgaactcgggagagcatcggtcatcatacatccattgtcggctcatcttcattacacaacaccgaatagaccaaattaatacaagttcatacataaagttcatatacaacacttaattaaatgcaacatacaaataactctctagctaaagaatttaaatgcaacaacaaatgcgatgaagatcacaactaaggtaacaattgatccaacagcataatgataccaagccacactatcaatgccatattttctaatctttctagtcttcaacctcattttctccatcttgatcttgtgatcatcgacgacatcggcaacatgcaactccaattccatcttctccccctcaattcttttcaatttttctttcaaatactcgttttctctttcaactaaatttaacctctcgacaatagggtcggttggaatttccggttcacatacctcctagataaaaatatctatgtcaacttgatgggcataatttttcgtaaacacaaaatgcaacaactagttttaaaagagaatataccacatccgaatcataacaaggacgagggccgacggggacggatatcaaaaccatggcactatgtataacaaacaacgtactggtaagataattatacgattaactatatatccaaatcacacaaacatcaatttggtaatgtgtaaaacattcatgaacaagagcctcaccacaaggtggtgccggcgacgggacagtgcgggcgatcgacggtggttacgacggagatttagaaggcactaagtaaaccacacctacatatgcaaactaagtgttatttttgacctcaaattgcatataaatcaaatactagcaaatataattcctcccaaattaatcactatacaaagcattgcaagagctaatctagcaatgagagttgaaaggacaaagttgctaacctttgtgatcatttgaatggatgggggccttcaaatcttgacaaattttgggcaaaatttgtgaggagctcaaggaagagaggggaagaacagaggagtgaggggaaaggggaagaacagagtggctcgggtggacgaagggtttatgtacgtcgacctttagtaccggtttgtgccacaaaccggtactaaaggtgctggacgggccccagactgacaacaccctgccaccaccctttttagtaccggctcgtggcacgaactggtactaaaggttcgccacgaaccggtactaatgagaacggccggctagccgttggaaccggcactaatgtgtctcatattaggtccttttttctACTAATGGCCTATGCAAAAAGGGACAATATAACACGATTTGTTATTAGTGGCTTGTTTGCAAAATACCATTGTCACACGATAGAAACTCACATGAGTAAATTTCAAATCAATGCTTCCTGTTAGTTTTACTTCCCAGAATTTATGACATCCGGAAATATGATTTTTGCTTAGTTTATGAAGTGCAATTTGATATTAACAGATTCCAAAAATCTCCTCCTTTCTTTTTAGTAGGTATTTCATCGATATCGTACGTATTCACCAACCAATTGATCCCGTCAGAAAAACACATTTTAATGATCAGTTTATACAGCGGCCACAAGCAACAATATGCACTCGAGATACATACTTTTCTAGGTAGTGCAAGTCCCTGTCACTTTGTTGACTATGGATAGATACTCGATGTGTACTGAATGGCGAGTAAGTGACCCATCTATCTGTCTGCATGTCGACTTAATTATGACTCAAACCTAAAATATCATGACGCGTAAAATTAAATTACATAGGAGAAGTGGATCGACAGGGAAACTCAATTAATCAACTCACCATCATGCTAGGTTGATGTTAACTAATCCCCGTGGGCACATCACGCATTTAATCAACCAAAATTTTCTCATGCCTATGGTCAAATGAAAGATTCTTCATTGAGTGAAACATATACGTACACTGATGAGTGATGATGATCAAATTAGAGTGGTATGTCTGCCTGCTGTAAACTGGAACCCACACTACGATGCAGCACAAACACATGGACTGTACTTCCTGTACTCTGCAGTAGTGGACTATTATTAGCAAATCATGCGTACCATCAATCAGCTGTCCCTGAAATTTACTAAGTGAAACACTTATATTCAGTAAGTGGAACAGAGTGGTCTACAGGAAAACATATGGATTCAGTAAGTGGAACAGACTAGTCTAGCTAGGTACAAGTGTCAACCAAGTGTCCTGGACATCATCTACTACGAAATCATGTATAGAATGAGATCGATGCTGCTACGGTATGTCTGCTAACTCTACTTCACTGCTCTAGGTGCAGATGTGACGTGGCAGTGGCTGAGTATTCGTCGAGCTGTGACGTGGACAGCAGGCTGTCCAGGAAGTTCCAGTCGATGCCGGCCGCCGTCTCTCCCTGCTGGACGATGTCGTAGCCAGCGTCGCCGTAACCGGCAACGGTGGTGGTCGTCGGAGGGCTCTCAATGAGCTGCAGGATGTTGTTGAAAAGGCTCTGCTTGGACTCCAGCAGCTCGTCAGAGTACTGGATGCTCTGGTTGGGGAAGCCGAGGCCGCCGGCTCCGGCAGCACCTGTGGTGCTTTGCAGGTAATGGAGGTCGCCGGCTTGGCCGTGCAGCCATGGCCGAGCGTCGAAGTATCCCCCGAGACCCGGAGCGGCTGCATATGCCGGGAAGATGTAGGACGGCCTCTGGTTCGGCGCCGGCTTCTGGAACGCCCGGCACACCACCCAACCTTCCTcctgcatcatcatcaccattataATCATCAACACGAAGTTCTCAAGAAGAAGAGAAGGTGTAGCAGGAGGAGGAACTGAAGAAAAACCTGTGTCGGTGCGTGCTCGCTTGTCTGGAGGCGATACTCGTGGATGATCCAGTCGGTCTTCCTACCGTTGGGTGCACGGCCCCTGTAGAACACCAGCGTCTTCCTCATACCGATGACCCCTCGGCTCCTCGACGACGTTACCGGCTTGTCGCGGCCGGTGGCCTTCCAGAACCCGGCCGCCGTGGCGCGGTTGGTGCGCGTGCCGCTGGGGTACTTGCGGTCCTTGAAACTGAAGAAGTACCACTCCAACGACAACGGCTCGTCCTCTGCCACctgacgcgctcctcgtcctcccctGCCACCGCCGCACTTCTCTGCACCATCCCTTTTTTTTAATATTCAACTTGAATCATCCCCTCACTATAACACTATGTACTAAAGCGACgacaagtattttggaacagaggggagTAATAAAAAATACAAAATGAAATGCCAAAATTCAGATGAGTTGTACCTtggaggtcccatggctcgatcCTGTAGAGATCAACCACCTGGATGATGTCGAGGTCGATCTTTTGGGCGGCCACCTTCCTTGCCAGGTAGTACCCCACCAGCTCCTCCTCAGTGGGGTGGAACCTGAACCCCGGCGGAACACACGACTCCTCCTGCTGATGCTCCATTGCTAGCATCTACCTTTCTGCCTGGTAGCAAGCTAGCTCGATGTCTTGTGAACTGAAATCAAGAGCGCAACCTTTTCAACTTACTACTAGTAGATGCATGTGCGGAGGCCACATGTGTTCTTCAGAGAGGGGCAGCAATGGTGCTAGCTGGTCCGCCGATCGACGGATCGTGTATATATGTTGTATGCGTGTGGACCAAAGAAGGTGAAGAGGATCTTTATAGATAGCTAGAGATCCAGAGAAGCATCATGGCTGCTGGGTGGGCGCACTCGTGCAACGCTGCAATGAGAGGTGAGCACAGACTCTTGACAGCAAGCAGAGCAGAGCATAATTGTGTATGCGCACGCTCATATGAACTGCTATTTATAGTGTAATCCAGCTCAAGCAGTCTATATAGCCCACACCAAATCTGTCTATCTATCTAATTTAAGTGCAGTGCAATCATGTCCTGGATCCATTTTCCAAGGACAAAGTACAATTGTAATCTAGGCTGATTGCAAGCACTTGTTGATGGCATGGAATTGTAATCTAGTGTGGTCTAGCTTCAAATGTGAAGTGGGAACGGAAGAAGATTGAAGAGAAAAGAGGAATGAAAAGGACCTGCAGTGGATGCTGCCTATAGGAGCTGCGAGAATGAAGCTTTTAGGGGCATGAATGCAAAGGCCATCATGTTTCTTTGAGTGCACTTCaggattactctctctctctctctctgtgtgtgtgggtgtgggtgtgttaTATTTTCCATTGTTTTCCTGCGCCGGCCTACTGGTACTGGACACGTACCTACACTATGGTTAGAGACACAAAATTGGGTCTCTGGTCAATTTTGTGGTGGACTAGACGACTGGACTACAGGTATCTACGATTCTACGTACGGGCCTCGCAGGGACGAATTTCAGGCTCGGCTTAACTGCATCGATGTACTACGAGTACCAGCAGAGGAATATGGTTTCGGAGGTACATCGATCCATCGAGCAGGACTATGGTTGCAGTCCTGAAGAGACGAATTTCAACCACAATTCATACTCAACACAAAGTACCCAACTAGTATgagtctatgaggagtaccagcATGAGTATGGTGGTCACTTTAGAATGCAAGTGCATATTGTCCCCTCCTCTTCCCGTATAGTAGCATATGCTAGAGCAATCTAGCTATACATGGAAGTACGTACTAAAAGTAGCCGGGCTCCTCGATCAGCGTGATCAGCGTGTACAGAACTCGCTGGTTGCCCTCGACCAAACAGAATAATTGACATGCaaagtactctctccgtcccataatgtcAGACGTTTTTTggtactagtgtagtgtcaaaaaacatcttacattataggacagagggagtagtacataggACATAGGAGTATATACAAATAGAACCATATTAATCATAGGGCGGAGACTCACCCAACCGaggagaagatggagaagaagatccAACTAAGCAGCTCAAAAAACGAGGTAGCAGCAGAGGACCACCAGAAGGTAGTTCTTGCGTGCTTGTGAGGCGCTCAATTGCAATTGTATTACTAGTAAGTAAGAATGAGGTTGGTAGCTAGGGAAGCTTGATTGGAGCCCTATTTATAACATCCCTGGCTGATCACATCCATCAGTCGATTTTTGCACTGACAGTGACGGGTTAGAGACACACATAGAGAGCCGGCTGGGGCGGGCTAATCGATCTCTTCTACAAGTGAGTGAAAAGCGCTGGATTGCGCGTGGGGGTGGCTACACGGCTAGCCGGGGGGTGGTGGTGGCTGTCGATTTGGTCggctaagaagaagaagatggactaATTAGCGAGCAGCGACCACCTCCACTCACGAATCCATAATCATATTTCGGTTGCCTGTCGGTCTGCATCAGTCACATCAGTCTCTGTCAGCTGATCAAGAAGCTAGCTAGCTTTACCGCCGCCGTTATATTGCTGTGCAAGACTGACTAACTATATTCCTTGCTGCTTGCAACACACGTTTGCCTCCGGGACTCTTGGTACAGAACTGCAGATACAATGACGAAATGAGGATATACACATATTGATTCCTTGTGTAAATCGGTGGCACTTACTGGTGGGCCTGCCACCGCCGAGCGAATCATCCTCGGGCAGTGCGCAGCCAATCATTGCATCTCCATCCTGTCCCGTTATCTTTTCTCTTTAGAGGTCATGTTCTCCCACTGTCTTTATACAGCACTAGGAATACTACGTACGCACTGTGTTGTACCGTATATTTGACGGTAGAAGTTGTGAGTCGTCCCTGTCCGGCTTGGTCTACTCAATCTGGGATTTACTTGCCAAGATTGTGCACATCATGGCATTTCCATCTATTGATGAGGACATGTCGCTGCATGCTTGGTATCTTATGCATAGATTAGACGGATCCatacaacatactccctccgtttcaaaatagatgacccaattttatactaagcttagtacaaagttgagtcatctattttggaacggagggagtatgtcgcaAATTAGGTACTCCAGTGACTTGAAAAACTTGCAGCCTATTTGATTAGCTAATCTCTCAAGCCGCCATCCAGTCATAATCTATTGCGGTCAGTCAATGGTGGAAGAATTTGGTAGACGCCACCTGTTGGATTCGAACTGACATGATTAATTTTTCTCATGCACCTATTGCGGTGTCAATTGAAAAAGTGTGTGGCCAGGTCTCAGTCGATTAAGATTTAACCAAGTCTCGGCCAAAAAAAATGACATAACATGTAAgaaacaaaaaaaccaaaaaaaatatttaCACAGGTCTCAATGTAATATCTCACACATATTGCATTGACTGAGACATTACCAAGTTTAAGTTGACCGAGATTTAGTAAGACTGGTTTTAAAAAGCTGCCAATTACACTACCGGGAAAAAGCGAAAACAAAATAAAGAAATCGCTTGGGTCAGATAGTTAATTAGCGCTAATAGAAATCCGACAGTCCTTTATCAAAAAATAATAATAGAAATCCAACAGTGGCAGACAAGGGTGCAACGTACGTACCACTGCAAGCTGTGTGTATATTTCTCCACTGTGTTGCTTGCATCCTACATTACGGCTGCATTGAGCTGAGCGGGTAGAATACACAAATCATAGCTAACTCGGTTTATGGTACACTACTGACCACTGGAGTACATGCTGATAGATGCAAGTTGTGAGACGTACACAACATTAAAAAGCGTGTTGTGCTGTAATTGCGATGCTAATCAGTGGCGGAGTTCTAACTAGATATTGATAAATATCAACAATAGGTTGGTCCAGTGACCGCCGAGATGTTACGCGTAAATATCAATTGAGCGGAGCAACACTGGATTCGTGGAAGATTGACGGTGCTAGTTGCGGCGGGCATGCACGGTCCAGATCACGCACACATGAATACGTACGCAGACAGTAGCTAGCTCCACGGACAGTAGCTCTACACTACACATGTCAGGATCAGTGTACGGACCGAGAGTAGCTCTACACTACACATGCCAAGAGTGTATACGTATACATTTTCACAGGTTGAAGTAGATCaagaaaaaaaaagggaaaaaaggcttCGAGCCAAACCTAGCGCAGTATGGTGGTATAGGATGGGAACACGTGTCTAGCTTATGTATCGTCGGTGGGTCGTGGTTGGAGCTATGAATAATTGGCGCAGTGATCTCGCGCATCAACGCAACAGTTATATTCGTCTTGTGTCGGATGCTCCTCTAGATAGTTAAGTTTACGCATGGTAACTAAAATTCAACATGGAACATGCAGCAGTTTTAATCTCAGTCCAGGACTAACAGATTCAACACGGAGCGTGTACGCGGTGATGACACGGTACGGCCTGTCCCTCGCTCCATCGCTATCCTCTTCGGGGTGGATGGATCCTTGGATTGAATACACCTAATATAGTTCTTCTGTAAACGGATTACTGAAAAAGCAACCAAAATTTCTTTTATTAATGTTGAATTCTCAAGGCACGGCCAAGATATTCAGGCCATCATTACGAGAGTGAGTGAGAAAACTAGAGAAAATTTTGTCCTGGTCTGTATATATTAGATATAACCCCACACGTTGATGCGTGGCATGTGCAATTTACCATTCAGAAGGCTCCCTTCAATCCATATTAGTTGCCTTAGATTTTTCTAGATTCGGATAGGCACCTATATCTAAATAAATCCGAGACAAGTAATATGGATAAGAGAGAGTGCACAACATTTTCGTCCATTGATATCTTCTGGGTCGCTTTCTAAGAAAATGATGGAGGCTAATAATTGTTTTAAAACAACGATGGAAATTGGCATGCAAGTCTGATGGTCATTTCGGGAACTATGTGGATAGGCGCGAGGAGGGGAGACatacttcatcttcttcttctccttggcctCCACGGTGCATGGACCCATCGCTGCAGAGCAAGAAAAGAAAGCTGCTGCCGGGTTTGAATTGTTCGCTGCAATCGATCAATGCCAGTCCCCCTGGCATCCTGCTTGATTCTTACACGACTTTGATTGCTACCGGCATTTTCTTTTTCTAGAGAAAGAAAGTAGGGTGCAATCGAGATCTTTTTTATTGCACCATAGGTTACATCATCGCGAGACCGGACAGCGACGATGACGGCAAGGGCACCGTGTACATCCGACTAGCTTGGTCGCTGGGGATGTAGCACAGGTGGAGTTGGCTTCATGTAACACATGTAACACCAACATGGAGGGGCTCTTTACCCCACTCCAATCTTTCATATATAGTACGCACACTTATGCCTATTCGAGAAAAAAAGCTTGGTTGCTGGTCAAAGAAGAATCCagaggaatttctttctttcttcgGATCTTGAAAGATCTCTGTCCGCCATTGTTGCATTGTTGATTAACCTGGCTTCGAGTTTCCACGACAAGACGCACGTAGGACTAGGAGTACGTATTATATTGATCATCTGCACTTTATTTGCTGATTTCTGTCCTATATCCATCGTTCTCCTTTAGTTGCAAGAAGACTAGTCACGGATTGGTGACTGGCCGGACAATAGACGGGTCCAATTAAACTGCATTCTTATTTCTTTCTGTGCTCGTCTGCCTTTTGGCGTCGTCTCCTCTTCTTTTCGTTTGCACGCTTGCTTGCCTCTCTTTTTGTTGTAGTGTACTAACTATACTACTCCTGCAAAAGAGTCTGGTTGGTTCGATTTTGTAGCGACCCTCCAGCGATCACATAAATGACAAGACTATTGTGCCTCTGCATAATAAAATGTCTGAAGCACTGCACCAGACGACGTGAGACATATGCGTGCATGCTGCTTCACAACCCACAACGTGTGCGTTGAAGAAATTGCAGTACGGTATATTTTAGTGGTACGAGTGTCTGATTACTCTCATCGATCAGTTCGGTAGAATTGCAGTACTGCCGTCCATTTACGTACGTACTGAATGGGCATGTCATCTAAATTTTTAATTCACTGGAGAAGTGTGAGTTAAGGATGAATGAGACAACTGAAAGAGACACCCTTTCGAATCCATGCTACACAAAGTGTAAATGGCTAGGCTAATCGGTACCTTACCAAATCTGCTCCCAAGATCCAATTCATCCCTAGCTAgctagtattattatttttgtgatcCATGTCTCATGCTTTTTCGCTTGTTTAATTTCTGGCAACGCACCAGTTAGTAACTTGGTAGTACTATTACTGTTGTTGTGACCCAAAAAAAAATGTAGATGTTCACTCACTGGGCAGAGTGTCTGGACTAGTGTAGTCTACCCATGTTAAACTTGAATCCGTATGTACGTACAAACTAAAGTTGAGTGCGAAAAAGACTGAGAAGATGTGTCGATTGACTCGAGCTTGAGCGTGGAACACTCATCCAGCCCAACCATAACATGCTCAGTTGGGCAGTGCAACTAGGAGTCGGGGTCCGAGTGATAAACCAATGAATGGTCCAATGACAGTAGCAGGTCGATCTCGGCTGACGGCTATATATACGTGGAGCTAGCTAGATCAATCATCAGCCACGCAGCACTAGACATTTTCGATTTGTGTTTGTTGCCAGATAGTTAAGTCTATGTACCGTGTGGGTGGCCGGGAGGCCCCCAGATCCCGTCGGCcggccctcccccttcccctcctcctccctcgccgccgcccaaggGCGCGGCCAGGCGAAGCCTTGCCGTCGCCGGCAGCAGCGGGGACTCGGGCCCTCTCGCTCGTGTGGGGCTGGCGCGGGCGGGTGCCCCCGGGCCGGAGCGTGGCGGCGGGCCGGACGCCACGGCGGTGGTGGCGCCTCGGCGACTTCGCTCCCTCGCGGCAGAAGGCCTCGTGATCTAGTGCGGCGCGGTCgccagggacggcggcggcgtgaCCGGATCGGTTCGCGGCTGCGCGGCCGGATCCATGCCCAAGTGTGGGCCTTGACCGCTGGACTGCCGTCGGCACGGTGGCGGGTGCGACTCGTCGGCGGCTGGGCAGATCCGTCGGAATTCTACCCTTGTTTGGTTCTTGACAACACGGGCAACTCCGGGGAAAAC is a window of Triticum dicoccoides isolate Atlit2015 ecotype Zavitan chromosome 2B, WEW_v2.0, whole genome shotgun sequence DNA encoding:
- the LOC119369009 gene encoding NAC domain-containing protein 30-like, giving the protein MLAMEHQQEESCVPPGFRFHPTEEELVGYYLARKVAAQKIDLDIIQVVDLYRIEPWDLQEKCGGGRGGRGARQVAEDEPLSLEWYFFSFKDRKYPSGTRTNRATAAGFWKATGRDKPVTSSRSRGVIGMRKTLVFYRGRAPNGRKTDWIIHEYRLQTSEHAPTQEEGWVVCRAFQKPAPNQRPSYIFPAYAAAPGLGGYFDARPWLHGQAGDLHYLQSTTGAAGAGGLGFPNQSIQYSDELLESKQSLFNNILQLIESPPTTTTVAGYGDAGYDIVQQGETAAGIDWNFLDSLLSTSQLDEYSATATSHLHLEQ